A window from Tenacibaculum singaporense encodes these proteins:
- a CDS encoding ArnT family glycosyltransferase, which translates to MDFFYQQKNIKYLYFLVAIVYVIGLFIPLMANDSAQHATMAMRMYLSDNFFELLKGPNPYLDKPHMHFWLSAISFKLFGLHEWAYRIPALLFTILGAYSIYQLTGKLYSKSVAHFGSLIFLTSQSIILANHDVRTDAVLTGATIFAIWQLFEYVSTKKLVPIILGAIGMGISFSTKGFYGVGIICFAIFSHIVYTKKFNVIFSYKVLIGLVAFFLSITPVVYAYYVQFGMDGVNFILWSQNVERITATGFKQNSPDYFFFFHSLLWTFLPWAFLMYYGLYYQIKKLIVNKFKPVQGIELLTIGGVLITLIIISFSKFKLPHYLNPLLALLAVFTAGVLYNLQKDNQQKTLKIFLGVVYFMVLVLTIAVILILCCTFNTPSILIIVFSTILLLIVLINLIQKEDFSKKIVVNSVLLMVFVNVVLNSYFYPELLQYQGGIKLANIVNQNDTINVKDIFFYENDYSWPLDFYTQRNTPHITKEELKNVDNDVWIVIRNIPLEKIKKEGFIIKEKHRVDHFRVTRLSLKFLNPKTRESKLGSAYLLKIASKKDTE; encoded by the coding sequence ATGGACTTTTTTTACCAGCAAAAAAACATTAAATACCTCTATTTTTTAGTGGCAATCGTTTATGTTATAGGATTATTTATTCCTTTAATGGCTAATGATTCTGCACAACATGCCACTATGGCTATGCGCATGTATTTAAGTGATAACTTTTTTGAACTTCTAAAAGGTCCTAATCCTTATTTAGATAAACCACATATGCATTTTTGGTTATCTGCCATTTCATTTAAACTATTTGGTCTACACGAATGGGCTTACCGAATTCCAGCTTTATTATTTACTATTTTAGGAGCCTATTCTATTTATCAATTAACAGGAAAGTTATATAGTAAAAGTGTTGCTCACTTTGGTTCTCTGATCTTCTTAACTAGTCAATCTATCATTTTAGCTAACCACGATGTTCGTACTGATGCCGTTTTAACTGGTGCTACTATTTTTGCTATTTGGCAATTGTTTGAATATGTTTCAACAAAAAAACTAGTTCCCATTATTTTAGGAGCTATTGGTATGGGAATTTCTTTTTCTACTAAAGGGTTTTATGGAGTTGGTATTATTTGTTTTGCTATATTTTCTCATATAGTTTACACTAAAAAATTTAATGTAATATTCTCTTATAAAGTTCTTATCGGTTTGGTTGCTTTCTTCCTTTCTATTACACCTGTAGTATACGCCTACTATGTTCAATTTGGAATGGATGGTGTCAATTTTATTCTATGGAGTCAGAATGTTGAGAGAATAACAGCTACTGGTTTCAAGCAAAACAGTCCTGATTACTTTTTCTTTTTTCATTCTCTACTTTGGACTTTTTTACCTTGGGCTTTCTTAATGTACTATGGCTTATATTATCAAATAAAAAAGTTAATTGTAAACAAATTTAAACCTGTACAAGGTATAGAATTATTAACTATAGGTGGAGTATTAATTACCTTAATTATTATTAGCTTTTCAAAATTTAAACTACCACATTATTTAAATCCATTATTAGCTTTATTAGCTGTTTTTACTGCTGGAGTTTTATACAATCTTCAAAAGGACAATCAACAAAAAACACTGAAAATATTCTTAGGTGTTGTTTATTTTATGGTTTTAGTGTTAACTATTGCAGTTATTTTAATTTTATGTTGCACTTTCAACACTCCTTCTATTTTAATTATAGTGTTTAGTACCATTCTATTATTAATAGTACTCATTAACTTAATTCAAAAAGAAGATTTTAGTAAAAAAATTGTTGTCAACTCAGTATTGCTAATGGTATTTGTAAATGTGGTACTTAACTCTTACTTCTACCCTGAATTATTACAATATCAAGGTGGAATTAAACTAGCAAACATTGTTAATCAAAATGACACCATTAATGTAAAGGATATCTTTTTTTATGAGAATGATTATTCTTGGCCTTTAGATTTTTATACGCAGAGAAATACTCCTCACATTACAAAAGAAGAATTAAAAAATGTAGATAATGATGTTTGGATTGTCATCAGAAATATTCCTCTTGAAAAAATAAAAAAAGAAGGGTTTATTATAAAGGAGAAACACAGAGTTGATCATTTTAGAGTAACAAGACTTAGCTTAAAATTTTTGAACCCTAAAACTAGGGAATCAAAATTAGGAAGTGCGTATTTATTAAAAATAGCGTCAAAAAAAGACACCGAATAA
- a CDS encoding lysylphosphatidylglycerol synthase transmembrane domain-containing protein, with protein sequence MSNKIVKTLAKIGVSILLLYLVFTKIDFNQVIKLYETSNPFYLVLAILLFVASQFISSLRLNYIFHQNQFHLSQVSNLKLYFVGMFYNFFIPGGVGGDAYKVYILSKQFGWKPKQLTKCVFVDRLIGLLAIFSLLILMGGYLFFSNSLLFLVSIVIALASFFVAKLIMVRVFKSSNTYYNYSFGYSLVIQLLQVCVIICIIKAFQLKVVGVISYCFVFLISSVLSVVSFAGFGAREYIFLKASTFLNTQETIATSIGLSFNIITALISLIGLAFIINKVRLTTVSINK encoded by the coding sequence GTGAGTAACAAAATTGTTAAAACTCTAGCCAAAATAGGAGTAAGCATCTTACTTTTATACTTGGTATTTACAAAAATTGACTTTAATCAAGTCATCAAATTATATGAAACATCCAATCCTTTTTATTTAGTATTGGCAATTTTATTATTTGTGGCTTCACAGTTTATTTCATCCTTACGGTTAAATTATATTTTTCATCAAAATCAATTTCATCTAAGTCAAGTTAGCAATTTAAAATTGTATTTTGTTGGAATGTTTTATAACTTCTTTATACCCGGAGGTGTGGGGGGAGATGCATACAAAGTATACATATTGAGCAAGCAATTTGGTTGGAAACCAAAACAGTTAACTAAATGTGTATTTGTTGATAGACTTATTGGTTTATTAGCAATTTTTTCTCTATTAATTTTAATGGGAGGGTATTTGTTTTTTTCTAACTCATTATTATTCTTAGTCAGTATCGTTATTGCTTTAGCTTCTTTTTTTGTAGCAAAGCTTATTATGGTAAGAGTTTTTAAAAGCAGTAACACTTATTATAACTATAGTTTTGGTTATTCATTAGTTATTCAATTATTACAAGTTTGCGTTATTATTTGTATTATCAAAGCCTTTCAGTTAAAAGTAGTTGGGGTTATTAGTTACTGCTTTGTTTTTCTAATTTCATCAGTACTTTCAGTAGTTTCTTTTGCAGGATTTGGAGCAAGAGAGTATATCTTTTTAAAAGCCTCAACTTTTTTAAATACCCAAGAAACAATAGCTACAAGTATTGGACTTTCATTTAATATTATTACGGCTTTAATTTCTTTAATAGGATTGGCTTTTATTATAAATAAGGTACGGTTAACAACTGTTTCAATAAATAAATAG